A region from the Salvia splendens isolate huo1 chromosome 15, SspV2, whole genome shotgun sequence genome encodes:
- the LOC121767770 gene encoding ABC transporter B family member 19-like: MAEGGDGKAMPESEKKKEQSLPFYQLFSFADKYDVVLMIAGSLGAVVHGSSMPVFFLLFGEMVNGFGKNQMDLHKMTHEVSKYALYFVYLGLVVCFSSYAEIACWMYTGERQAGTLRKKYLEAVLRQDVGFFDTDARTGDIVFSVSTDTLLVQDAISEKVGNFIHYLSTFLAGLVVGFVSAWKLALLSVAVIPGIAFAGGLYAYTLTGLTSKSRESYANANIIAEQSIAQVRTVYSYVGETKALGAYSDLIHNTLKLGYKAGMAKGLGLGCTYGIACMSWALVFWYAGVFIRNGQTDGGKAFTAIFSAIVGGMSLGQSFSNLGAFSKGKAAGYKLMEIIKQKPTIVDDTFNGNCLSDIRGNIEFKNVTFSYPSRPDVIIFRDFSIFFPAGKTVAVVGGSGSGKSTVVSLIERFYDPNQGEILLDNVDIKTLQLGWLRNQIGLVNQEPALFATTILENIVYGKPDATKAEVEAAASAANAHSFITLLPNGYSTQVGERGVQLSGGQKQRIAIARAMLKDPKILLLDEATSALDASSESIVQEALDRLMIGRTTVVVAHRLSTIRNVDCIAVIQQGQVVETGTHEELISKAGAYASLIRFQEMVGNRDLSNPSTRRTRSTRLSHSLSTKSLSLRSGSLRNLSYSYSTGADGRIEMVSSAETERKNPAPAGYFCRLLTLNAPEWPYSIMGAIGSVLSGFIGPTFAIVMSNMIEVFYYRNPTAMERKTKEYVFIYIGAGLYAVVAYLIQHYFFSIMGENLTTRVRRMMLAAILRNEVAWFDEEENNSSLLAARLATDAADVKSAIAERISVVLQNMTSLLTSFIVAFIVEWRVSLLILGTFPLLVLANFAQQLSLKGFAGDTAKAHAKTSMIAGEGVSNIRTVAAFNAQEKILSLFCHELRLPQRRSLARSMSSGFLFGLSQLALYGSEALILWYGAHLVSKGVSTFSKVIKVFVVLVITANSVAETVSLAPEIIRGGEAVGSVFSILDRSTRIDPDDPEAETVDSVRGDIELRHVDFAYPSRPDVMVFKDLSLRIRAGQSQALVGASGSGKSSVIALIERFYDPLSGKVMIDGRDIRRLNLKSLRLKIGLVQQEPALFAASILDNIAYGKDGATEAEVIEAARAANVHTFVSGLPEGYRTPVGERGVQLSGGQKQRIAIARAVLKDPSILLLDEATSALDAESECVLQEALERLMRGRTTVLVAHRLSTIRGVDNIGVVQDGRIVEQGSHGELVSRPEGAYSRLLQLQHHRI, translated from the exons atggcGGAGGGGGGCGACGGGAAGGCAATGCCGGAgtcggagaagaagaaggagcaGAGCCTGCCGTTCTACCAGCTGTTCTCGTTCGCGGACAAGTACGACGTCGTGCTGATGATCGCCGGCAGCCTCGGCGCCGTCGTGCACGGCTCCTCCATGCCCgttttcttcctcctcttcgGCGAGATGGTCAATGGCTTCGGGAAGAATCAGATGGATTTGCACAAGATGACCCATGAAGTTTCAAAG TATGCTCTGTATTTCGTGTATCTTGGACTCGTCGTCTGCTTCTCCTCCTACGCAG AAATCGCATGTTGGATGTACACCGGTGAGAGGCAAGCTGGCACATTGAGGAAGAAGTATTTGGAGGCTGTGCTGAGGCAGGATGTCGGATTCTTCGACACCGATGCTAGAACCGGTGATATCGTTTTCAGTGTTTCAACTGATACTCTACTTGTTCAGGATGCCATTAGTGAGAAG GTTGGCAACTTCATTCATTATCTTTCGACGTTCTTGGCTGGGCTGGTGGTTGGTTTTGTATCGGCGTGGAAGCTGGCTCTACTCAGTGTGGCTGTGATTCCGGGCATTGCCTTTGCCGGTGGTTTGTACGCGTACACTCTCACGGGGCTCACCTCCAAGAGTCGGGAATCATATGCAAATGCTAATATAATTGCTGAGCAG TCCATTGCACAAGTTAGGACGGTTTACTCCTATGTTGGTGAGACGAAAGCCCTCGGTGCATATTCGGACTTGATACACAACACGTTAAAACTGGGGTACAAAGCTGGGATGGCTAAAGGGCTTGGATTAGGATGCACCTATGGCATAGCATGCATGTCGTGGGCTCTTGTTTTCTGGTATGCCGGTGTTTTCATCAGAAACGGACAGACGGATGGTGGCAAGGCGTTCACGGCGATCTTTTCTGCCATCGTTGGTGGCAT GAGCTTGGGCCAGTCGTTTTCAAATCTCGGAGCGTTCAGCAAAGGGAAAGCTGCTGGATACAAGTTGATGGAGATAATCAAGCAAAAACCGACCATAGTCGACGACACGTTTAATGGCAACTGCTTGAGTGACATCAGAGGAAACATTGAGTTCAAGAATGTGACATTTAGTTATCCATCTAGACCTGATGTGATCATCTTCAGAGACTTCTCCATTTTCTTTCCTGCTGGAAAGACGGTGGCTGTAGTTGGTGGTAGTGGTTCGGGGAAAAGCACCGTGGTCTCGTTGATAGAGAGATTTTACGATCCTAATCAGG GTGAGATTTTGCTGGACAATGTTGACATCAAGACACTACAGCTGGGATGGCTGCGCAATCAGATTGGTTTGGTGAACCAAGAACCGGCTCTCTTTGCAACCACGATACTCGAAAACATTGTCTATGGGAAGCCCGATGCGACCAAGGCAGAAGTTGAGGCTGCTGCATCCGCTGCTAATGCCCATAGCTTCATCACCTTGCTTCCCAACGGATACAGCACTCAG GTTGGGGAGCGTGGCGTGCAGCTCTCCGGGGGACAGAAGCAGAGAATAGCGATTGCAAGGGCAATGCTGAAGGACCCAAAGATACTTCTTCTTGATGAAGCCACTAGTGCACTGGATGCAAGCTCCGAGAGCATCGTTCAGGAGGCTCTGGATCGTCTGATGATTGGGAGGACTACAGTAGTTGTGGCGCACCGTCTATCAACAATAAGAAACGTTGATTGCATCGCAGTTATTCAGCAAGGGCAGGTTGTTGAAACTGGAACTCATGAAGAACTGATCTCCAAAGCAGGTGCCTATGCATCATTGATCAGATTCCAAGAAATGGTGGGTAACAGAGATTTATCAAACCCTTCAACCCGTCGCACACGCTCAACGCGCCTGAGTCACTCGTTGTCGACAAAGTCTCTTAGCCTCCGGTCCGGGAGCTTAAGAAATTTGAGCTATTCCTACAGCACGGGGGCTGATGGTCGTATAGAGATGGTGTCAAGTGCCGAAACCGAAAGGAAGAACCCCGCACCGGCCGGTTACTTCTGCAGGCTGCTCACGCTCAATGCTCCCGAGTGGCCATATTCAATCATGGGAGCCATAGGATCGGTTCTTTCTGGATTCATCGGCCCAACTTTTGCTATCGTGATGAGTAACATGATCGAGGTGTTCTACTACCGCAACCCCACTGCCATGGAACGGAAGACGAAGGAGTACGTCTTCATATACATCGGAGCCGGTCTCTACGCTGTCGTCGCGTATCTCATTCAGCACTACTTCTTCAGCATCATGGGAGAGAACCTCACCACAAGAGTAAGAAGGATGATGCTTGCAG CGATTTTGAGGAACGAAGTGGCATGGTTCGACGAGGAGGAGAACAACTCGAGCCTCCTCGCAGCCCGCCTAGCCACCGATGCAGCGGACGTGAAGTCCGCCATTGCAGAGAGGATATCGGTGGTGCTGCAGAACATGACGTCGCTTCTGACTTCGTTCATCGTCGCCTTCATCGTGGAATGGAGGGTCTCGCTTCTGATCCTCGGCACCTTCCCTCTCCTAGTCCTAGCAAACTTTGCTCAG CAACTCTCTCTCAAAGGGTTTGCCGGAGATACCGCGAAGGCGCATGCGAAAACGAGCATGATCGCGGGAGAAGGAGTGAGCAACATTAGGACAGTGGCGGCGTTCAATGCCCAAGAAAAGATCCTCTCTCTGTTCTGCCACGAGCTTCGTCTCCCTCAGCGTCGGAGCCTCGCGCGGAGCATGTCTTCCGGTTTCCTGTTCGGACTCTCTCAGCTGGCTCTTTACGGATCCGAAGCTCTGATTCTTTGGTACGGTGCACACCTCGTTAGCAAGGGAGTATCGACCTTTTCGAAGGTCATCAAGGTGTTTGTGGTCTTGGTCATCACAGCTAATTCGGTTGCGGAGACGGTGAGCCTCGCACCGGAAATCATCCGGGGTGGAGAAGCCGTCGGTTCGGTCTTCTCGATTTTAGACCGGTCCACGAGGATTGATCCGGATGATCCAGAGGCAGAGACTGTTGATTCGGTTCGCGGTGACATTGAGCTCCGTCATGTCGACTTTGCTTACCCTTCTCGTCCGGATGTTATGGTTTTCAAGGACTTGAGCCTTCGGATCCGGGCCGGACAGAGCCAGGCGCTCGTGGGAGCGAGCGGCTCGGGGAAGAGCTCGGTGATAGCGTTGATTGAGAGGTTCTACGATCCCCTCTCCGGTAAAGTCATGATCGATGGGAGAGATATTCGGAGATTGAACCTGAAGTCTCTCCGGCTCAAGATCGGCCTCGTGCAGCAAGAGCCGGCCCTCTTCGCCGCCAGCATTCTCGACAACATCGCCTACGGGAAAGACGGCGCGACCGAGGCCGAGGTGATAGAGGCGGCGCGCGCTGCAAACGTGCACACGTTCGTCAGCGGGCTGCCCGAGGGCTACAGGACCCCGGTCGGGGAGCGAGGCGTCCAGCTCTCGGGCGGGCAGAAGCAGCGGATCGCAATAGCGCGGGCCGTGCTCAAGGACCCCTCGATCCTACTTCTCGACGAGGCTACGAGCGCTCTCGATGCCGAGTCGGAGTGCGTCCTGCAGGAGGCGCTCGAGAGGCTGATGAGAGGGCGGACCACCGTGCTAGTCGCGCATCGGCTCTCGACCATACGAGGGGTGGACAACATCGGCGTAGTGCAAGATGGACGAATCGTCGAGCAGGGCAGCCACGGCGAGCTCGTGAGCCGGCCGGAGGGGGCTTACTCGAGGCTACTCCAACTGCAACATCATCGCATATGA